In Hahella sp. HNIBRBA332, the genomic window GGTTAAATAGACGCCGACAAATCGGGCCTAGCCGGCTATTTTTACTTTAAATACCAGATTTTCTGGCAATCACTTGACCCGTCGACTACAACCTCTAATATATGACGGCTATTTCAACTAGGAGCAAAGAACCATCCGCTATGGGTAAATCGCTGGTAATCGTGGAGTCCCCTGCAAAGGCAAAAACCATAAACAAATATCTTGGTTCGGAATATGTAGTCAAATCCAGTGTGGGGCATATTCGTGATTTGCCGACCAGTGGAGGTAAGGAAACATCATCTCCGAAAGAGCGTGCGGCGGAAGCGGCGAAAATGCGCAAGCTGCCTGCTGAAGAGCGCGAAAGCATCAAGAAACGTAAAGCCCGGGATCAATTGATCTCTCGCATGGGAGTTGACCCTGAAAATGATTGGGCGGCCCGCTATGAAATCCTTCCAGGTAAAGAAAAAGTCGTTGAAGAACTGAAGCGTCTGGCGAAAAGCGCTGACCAGATCTATCTCGCAACGGACTTAGACCGCGAAGGAGAGGCGATCGCCTGGCATCTCAAAGAATCTATTGGCGGCGATGACTCCCGTTATCGTCGCGTGGTCTTTAACGAGATCACAAAATCCGCCATAACTGAGGCGTTCAAAAGCCCCAGTCAGCTTGATTACAACCGCGTAAACGCCCAGCAGGCGCGTCGCTTTCTCGATCGTGTGGTCGGCTACATGGTGTCGCCGCTGCTGTGGTCCAAGATTGCGCGAGGCTTGTCTGCGGGGCGGGTGCAATCTGTCGCGGTGCGGCTGATTGTCGAGCGTGAGCGTGAAATTCGCGCCTTTACGCCGGAAGAGTACTGGGAATTGCATGCGCTGCTTTCCAAGAGTAAGCAGCAGGCTAAATTCCAGGTCGCCAAGTACAAGGGCGAGAATTATCGTCCCACTAATAAAGAGCAGTCTGACAAGCTGACTGCGCTGCTGGAGTCGCAGGCGTTCAAGGTTGTCAATCGCGAAGATAAGCCCTCTGTCACCAAGACGCCGGCGCCATTTATCACTTCTACCTTGCAGCAGGCGGCCAGCACCCGTTTGGGGTTTAGCGTCAAGAAAACCATGGTGTTGGCGCAGCGCCTCTACGAGGCGGGTTACATCACTTATATGAGAACGGACTCTACCAACTTGTCCGCTGATGCAGTGAGCGCATGTCGTGAATTCATCGGCAAAAAGTTTGGCGATAAATATTTGCCTGACAACCCGAAAACTTACGTAAGTAAAGAGCGGGCGCAGGAGGCGCACGAGGCGATACGTCCTTCCGATATCAATGTGGGGGCCAATCAGATTTCCGGTCTCGAAAAAGACGCCGAGAAACTGTATGACCTTATTTGGCGTCAATTCGTAGCCTGTCAGATGGAAAGCGCGCGTTTCCTGAGCACCAGTATTCAGGTGCAGGCGGGGGATTTTGAATTAAGAACCCGTGGTCGACTTCTGCAGTTTGACGGCTTCCTTAAAGTGCTGCCTGCACAAGCGAAGAAGGATGATGAGGCCGAGTTGCCCGCGTTCGAAATTAACGATCAGTTGGATCTGGATAAACTGGAGCCGACTCAGCACTTTACCAAACCAGCGCCGCGTTATACGGAGGCGACCCTGGTTAAGGAGCTGGAGAAGCGGAGTATCGGGCGTCCTTCCACGTATGCGTCAATCATTTCCACTATTCAGGAGCGCGGCTATGTGAAACTGGCCAACCGGCGTTTCTATGCGGAGAAGATGGGCGATATCGTTACCGATCGTTTGACGGAAGCCTTTACGGATCTGATGGATTACGGTTTTACGGCGAAGATGGAAGGGCAGCTGGATGAAATTGCCTCTGGCAACGAGGGCTGGAAGCAAGTTCTCAATGCTTTCTACGCCGACTTCGCCAAAAAGCTGGAGAAGGCGGATATGGAAGGCGGTATGCGCGCGAATCAGGCTGTGCAGACAGAGATAACCTGTCCGACCTGCTCGCGTCCAATGCAGATTCGCACGGCTTCCACCGGCGTATTCCTTGGCTGTTCCGGTTATGCGCTGCCGCCGAAAGAGCGTTGCAAGACGACGATCAACCTGATACCTGGCGATGAGGTGATTCGTGCGGACGATGAAGAAGGTGAGGCGAATGCGCTGCGTGCGAAAAAGCGTTGCCCGATTTGCGATACCGCCATGGACAGCTATGTCATCGATGAAACCCGCAAGCTGCATGTATGTGGTAACAATCCGGATTGTGAAGGCTATGAAGTAGAAGGCGGCCAATTTAAAGTGGCTGGCTACGACGGGCCGACGCTGGAGTGTGATAAGTGCGGCGCCGAGATGCAGCTCAAAACCGGACGCTTTGGAAAGTACTTTGGCTGCACCAGCTCGACCTGTGGAAATACCCGTAAGTTGCTTAAGAATGGCGAACCTGCTCCGCCCAAGATGGAGCCTGTGGTGATGCCGGAGCTGGCGTGCGATAAGGTTGACGATATCTTCGTGTTGCGCGACGGCGCTTCTGGATTGTTTCTGGCGGCGAGTAAGTTTCCCAAGAATCGTGAAACCCGTGCGCCGCTGGTGGAGGAGTTGATCCCTCACAAGAAGGAAATCGATCCTAAGCATCACTACCTGCTGGAAGCGCCTACGCGCGATCCGGAAGGAAATCCGGCGATAATTCGCTTCAGTCGCAAGACCAAACAGCAATACGTCATGTCAGAGAAGGGCGGCAAGCCTACTGGCTGGTCGGCTTTCTATAAAGATGGAAAGTGGGTGGCTAAAGACAAATAGTCGGTAGGCAGTGAAAAGAAAAAGGGCGGTTTGATCACCGCCCTTTTTTGTTTGCCTGATATTTGGGTTAGCGCTTTGAGATAAATGTGTTGGTGTTGGTCTATCTCTTTAATCGCGCTAATAGGCTGGATGTGTCCCAGCGTCCTCCCCCCATGGATTGCACTTCGGCGTAAAATTGATCGACGAGGGCGGTGATGGGGAGGCGAGCTTTGTTGTTTGAGGCCTCACCTAAGCAGATGGAAAGGTCCTTGCGCATGAGGTCCACTGCGAAGCCGTGCTCGTAGTCTCCGGCAATCATGGTTTTGTGGCGGTTGTCCATTTGCCAGGATTGCGCGGCGCCTTTGGAGATGACGTTCACCACTTGCTGTGGATCCAGGTCGGCCTGCTCTGCAAAGTGCAGCGCTTCCGCCAATCCCTGCACCAATCCTGCGATGGCGATCTGGTTGGCCATTTTGGTCAACTGGCCGCTGCCAGCGTGTCCCATCAAGGTTGCTGCGCGACTGTAGTGTTTGAATAGGGGTTCCGCTCTCGCAAAGTCTTTCTCTTCGCCTCCGCACATGATGGTCAATGCGCCGTTCTCTGCGCCTTGTTGTCCCCCGGATACGGGGGCGTCAAGAAAGCCGATGTTGCGCTCCTGGGCGGCTTCAAACAGTTCTTTGGCGACACTGGCTGATGCAGTAGTGTGGTCGATGATCAGGGAGCCTTTGCGCAACTGATTGATTAGGCCTTCTTCGCCAAGATAGATGCTGCGCAGATCATTGTCGTCGCCGACGCAAGAGATAATGACGTCGCATTGGGCGGCGTCTCGCAGTTTGCGAATGAACTTGCCTGTGTGGGTCTTCAGCCAGCGTTCCGACTTCTCGACGTTGCGGTTGTAAACGGTGACTTGGTGGCCATTGTTGGCGAGGTGGCCGGCCATCGGGAATCCCATGACGCCGAGGCCGATGAAGCAAATTCTTCCTGTTGCGGCGGTTTCAGTTGATTCCATGTTTATCTTCCTGGAGTGGTTAAATCCGATGGGTTAATAGTGCGCGGGTTGCTCCAATAAAGAAAGGCCGCATAAGCGGCCTTTGCAAGTCAACCGGCAAACTAATTATTTGCTTGGGTAGTCTCTGGTGGTGTGTCCGGTGTACAGCTGGCGCGGACGACCGATCCGGTAAGAAGAGCTCACCATTTCATGCCAGTGAGAGAACCAGCCAATGGTTCTCGCCATGGCGAAGATGACGGTGAACATGGAAACCGGGATGCCGACGGCGCGCAGGATGATGCCGGAGTAGAAGTCCACGTTGGGGTAGAGTTTCTTCTCTACGAAGTATGGGTCTTCCAGGGCGATGCGCTCCAGTTCGCGTGCGATGCGGAACAATGGGTCGTTCTCGCAGCCAAGCTCTTTCAGTACGTCGTCGCAGGTCTGCTTCATGACTTTGGCGCGCGGGTCGAAGTTCTTGTAGACCCGGTGTCCAAAGCCCATCAGGCGGAAAGGATCGCTCTTGTCTTTGGCGCGCTGAATGAACTCTGGGATGCGGGACTCGTCGCCAATCTCCAGAAGCATATTCAACACAGCTTCGTTGGCGCCGCCATGTGCAGGTCCCCATAGCGCAGCAATGCCGGAAGCGATACAGGCGAAGGGGTTGGCGCCGGAAGAGCCGGCCAGGCGTACGGTTGATGTGGAGGCGTTTTGTTCATGGTCCGCATGTAAAACAAAGATGCGATCCATGGCCTTGGCGACCACTGGGTTAACTTGGTAAGGCTCGCAAGGAGTGCCGAACATCATATGCAGGAAATTGCCTGCGTAGTCCAGATCGTTTCTGGGATACATGAACGGCTGACCTGTGGAGTACTTGTAGCACATCGCCGCCAAAGTGGGCATTTTCGCCATCAGGCGGAATGCCGCAATTTCGCGGTGGTGCTCGTCAGAGAAGTCCATAGTGTCGTGATAGAACGCGGACAGGGCGCCGACAACGCCGCACATGATCGCCATTGGGTGAGCGTCGCGTCGGAAACCGTTGAAGAAGTTTCTCAGCTGCTCGTGGATCATGGTGTGATTTTTAACCGTGCTACGGAACTCTTCCGCCTGTTCCGCAGTAGGCAATTCGCCGTGTATCAGTAAGTAGCAGACTTCAAGATAGTCGGACTTTTCGGCCAACTGTTCTATAGGATACCCACGGTGTAGTAGTACGCCATTGGCGCCATCTATATAAGTGATTTGCGATTCGCAGGCGGCTGTTGATACGAAGCCTGGATCGTAGGTAAACAAACCTTCTTCAACCAATCCTCTGACATCTATGACGTCTGGGCCGGTGGTGCCGGAATAAACCGGAAGCTCGATTGTTTTACCATTGACCGATAACGTCGCTTTCTTGTCAGTCATGGTGCTCTCCTATATCGACTTAAAGTGATGCGTACGTGTTTACCGGGCATAGACGCCCGGTCGTGTTTACAGGCCGACTTCTAAGTAGGTCTGACGTTGATTGCGCAATGGCGTCGGTCGCTTCCAGCGCCGGTTAGGTCCGGCGGGTGGCGGCTGACGCTCGTCAGTGGCCTCTCAGCCTTTATTCTGGCTTTATACAAGGTCGGCTTAATAAAAAGCGAGGTCATAATAATGGTCTGACCGACTTTTTTTAAGCCCTTGTAATGAAAATACTGCCGAGGATGTTTAAAAAACACCAATTAAAATAGCTTATAAAGAGGAAGGGCGTTGCTTTATCAGTAAAGAATGCGGCGCCTGCGAATACGTAAAAAATACTTCCGGGTATTGAGCCGAGGGGCTTTACGCTGCGTATGGAAGATTAAATTGCCGGTTCAAATCCGAAAAGCTCATGTCCGGCGCTAAATTAAGTGGCTTATAAACGGTTGTTGCGTTTGTAATTTACCAGGTGGGAAACTATAATCTGCAACCCGTAAGCGGAGGCCTCATAAGGATTCCCGCCGCCAAATAGGTCCATTCTTAAATAATCCGCCTGTATGGCTATAATCGAGTGTGAAGCTGTGAATAGCAAAAGACCTGTTAATCTAGATCTGACGAAATTCCATTTTCCTCTACCCGCAATTACATCTATTCTGCATCGGATATCAGGTGTAATTATCTTCATTGCAATGGCGTTCCTGTTGTGGGGGCTCGACGCATCTCTGGCGAGCAAGGAAAGTTTCGCTTCCCTTCAGTCAGTCATGGACAGTTTTCTTGCAAAACTAATTCTGTGGGGCATTCTTGCCGCATTGTTCTATCACTTCGTCGCTGGCATCAAGCACCTCATCATGGATGCTGGGATCGGTGAAACCCTGAAGGGCGGGCAGATCGCAGCGAAGGTTGTGATAGCCGTGTCTGTTGTGCTCATTCTGTTGGCGGGAGTTTGGATATGGTAACCAGCGTCACCAATTTAGGCCGTAGCGGCGCATACGATTGGATGGTGCAGCGGGTCTCCGCTGTTGTGTTGGCTCTTTATACTGCATTTATGGTTGGCGTCCTGGTGTTTACGCCGGATCTGACCTATGAAGTATGGAGCGCGCTGTTCGCCAAGACTTGGATGAGAATTTTCTCCCTGGCCGCGCTGGTGGCGCTTGGCGCCCACGCGTGGATCGGTTTGTGGACGATTACCACCGACTACATGAAAAACGGCGTGATCCGTTTCGTTGCGCAAGCAGCGTGCGGAACCATCATGTTCGTTTACTTCATCTGGGGCGTGCAAATTTTGTGGGGGCTGTAATCCATGTCTAAACTTAGAACTCTTTCATACGATGCGATTGTAATCGGCGGCGGCGGCGCTGGGATGCGTGCGGCGCTGCAATTGACGCAGTCCGGCGTAAAAACCGCTTGTATCACCAAAGTATTCCCAACTCGTTCTCACACTGTGTCCGCTCAGGGCGGAATTACCTGCGCTATCGCCAGTTCGGATCCGAATGATGATTGGCGTTGGCACATGTACGACACCGTCAAGGGGTCGGACTACATCGGTGATCAGGATGCAATCGAATATATGTGTTCGGTCGGTCCTCAAGCCGTATTTGAGCTGGAGCACATGGGGCTGCCTTTCTCCCGTACGGAGACTGGACGTATCTATCAGCGTCCTTTTGGCGGTCAGTCCAAAGATTTCGGTAAGGGCGGTCAGGCTGCCCGTACCTGCGCGGCAGCGGACCGTACTGGTCATGCGCTGTTGCACACTCTTTATCAAGGCAACCTGCGCGGCGGCACAACCTTTTTAAATGAATGGTACGCAGTCGATCTGGTGAAAAACCAGTCGGGCGCGGTAGTCGGGGTGACGGCTATCTGCATCGAAACTGGTGAGACTGTATACGTTAAAGCCAAGGCGACAGTTCTGGCTACCGGTGGCGCAGGCAGAATCTATGCCTCCACCACTAACGCACTAATCAATACTGGCGATGGCGTCGGTATGGCTCTTCGCGCAGGCTTCCCGGCGCAAGACATGGAAATGTGGCAGTTCCATCCAACTGGCATCGCCGGAGCAGGCGTGTTGGTGACGGAAGGTTGTCGCGGAGAGGGCGGCTACCTGATCAATGGCGAAGGCGAGCGTTTCATGGAGCGCTATGCGCCCAACGCAAAAGACCTGGCTGGTCGTGACGTCGTCGCCCGCTCCATGATTATGGAGATCCTTGAAGGTCGTGGTTGCGGTCCTGATAAAGACCACGTATTGCTGAAGCTGGATCATTTGGGTGAAGAGACGCTGCATCTGCGTTTGCCTGGCATCGTGGAACTGTCAAAAACATTTGCGCACGTAGATCCTGCGAAGGAGCCTATTCCAGTTGTGCCGACCTGTCACTACATGATGGGTGGTATTCCGACTAACATCGGTGGTCAGGCGCTGACTCAAGATGCAAACGGCAACGACAAGGTTATAGACGGCCTGTTCGCCTGCGGCGAAGTCGCATGCGTATCCGTGCATGGCGCAAACCGTCTGGGCGGCAACTCGCTGTTGGATTTGGTTGTATTTGGTCGTGCAGCGGGACTTCACATCGAGAAGATGTTGAAAGACGGCTATGGCGTGGATGACGCATCCGAATCCGATATCGACGCGACCATGGCGCGACTGGACAGACTGAACAGCGGCTCTGGCTCCGAAAAAGTGGCGGAAGTACGTAAAGACCTGCAGAACACAATGCAGCTATATTTCGGTGTATTCCGTGATGGCGAAAGCATGCAGAAAGGTCTGAAACTGCTGGAAGAGTTGGGCGGTCGCGTGAAGAACACAGTGCTTGAAGATAAGAGCATGGCGTTCAATACCGCTCGTATCGAAGCTTTAGAGCTGGATAACCTGTACGAAGTCGCTTATGCGACAGCTGTTGCGGCTGAAGAAAGAAAGGAAAGCCGCGGAGCGCACGCCCGTAACGACTACACAGAACGGGATGACGACAATTGGTTGAAGCACTCTCTCTACTTCCCTCTGGACAAGCGGGTAAGCAAACGGGAAGTGAACTTTGCGCCTAAAATTGTGGAGCCATTTCCTCCGAAAGCTCGTAGTTACTAGTGTCGTTGGGGAGACAGAGTTATGTTGGTAAGCATCTATCGTTATAATCCGGAAGTTGACGAAGCTCCCTTCATGCAGGATGTGGAGCTGGAAGTTCCTGCGGGCAAGGACCTGATGGTTCTGGACGTGCTGGGACTGATGAAAGAAAAAGATCCGACCCTGGCGTATCGTCGCTCATGCCGTGAGGGCGTGTGCGGCTCTGACGGCATGAACATGAACGGCAAAAACGGCTTGGCGTGCATCACTCCTCTTTCTCAGGTGGTGAAGAACAACAAGCTGATTTTGCGTCCGTTGCCAGGGTTGCCGGTTATTCGCGACCTAGTTGTGGATATGGCGATTTTCTACAAGCAGTACGAGAAAATTAAGCCATTCCTGGTGAATGACAATCCGCCTCCGGCGATTGAGCGATTGCAGTCACCCGAAGAGCGTGAAAAGCTGGACGGCCTGTATGAATGTATTCTATGTGCGTGCTGTTCTACTTCATGCCCGTCGTTCTGGTGGAACCCAGATAAGTTCGTTGGTCCCGCAGGCTTGTTGCAGGCATACAGATTCCTGGTTGACAGTCGCGACACTTCTACCGAAGAAAGATTGGCGAATCTCGACGACCCGTTCAGCGTATTCCGCTGCCGGGGAATCATGAATTGCGTAAGTGTATGCCCGAAAGGTCTGAATCCAACCAGAGCCATCGGCCACATACGCAATATGCTCTTACAGCGTGCTACTTAAAACTATAATTTAAAAAATTACACTGTTACGGTCGTTGCTGAATTAGCTGTCTATACTAAGAAGCTAATAGCGCCCGCGTGTTGCAAAACATGCGTGCGACATAAACAAACTGAACTGGTAGGAAATCCACTCCCTCCTTCAATCGGACGGGGTGGTTTACTGTTGTAAACCTACGGGGTTATGCAGATGTCCTCTGCGCTATCTGTGGTTTGGCACGCCTTTGCGACGCTGGAACGAGCCGTAATCAGTGGCCTTAAGCAGATAGTTCCCTGATGCAACCAAGGCGAGCTATATGCACGAAAGCACGATGGAGCAGCTGTGGCGGACTTCCCATTTGGCAGGTGGGAACTTTGCCTATGTTGAGCAACTCTATGAGACCTATCTCACCGATCCTAACGGCATACCCCAGGCCTGGCGTGAGTATTTCGACAAACTGCCAAAAGAGGAAGGACTACCCAGTCAGGATATTCCTCACTCCGTCATTAAAGAACAGTTCCTGAAACTGTCACGCAGACGCGCAGCGGCTGTCGAAGCCAGCCCAACATCATTGGTCAGCACCGAGCACGAACGTAAGCAGGTCAAGGTGCTGCAGCTGATTAACACCTACCGTTTTCGTGGACATCAGAAAGCCAAACTGGATCCTCTCAACCTGATGGTGCGCGAGCATATCGCGGACATGGAGTTGGAATATCACGGCTTGACCCGAGCGGACCTGGATACTGTATTTCAGACCGGCTCATTGTGCTTCGGCGTAGAGACCATGACGTTCGGCGAGATTATTCGTGGTTTGGAGTTTACCTACTGCGATACCGTCGGCGCTGAATACATGCATATCGTTAACACTGAAGAAAAACGCTGGGTTCAGCAGCGTCTTGAATCAGTGCGCTCGCATCCTGTTTATGAGAAAGAGCGTCGCTATCACCTATTGGAAAGATTGAGTGCGGCGGAAGGTCTTGAAAAATACTTATCTTCGCGTTATCCAGGCACCAAGCGCTTTGGCCTTGAAGGCGGCGAGAGCTTGATTCCTTTGCTGGATGAATTGATTCAGAGAGCGGGAAGCTACGGCGCCAAAGAAATCGTTATCGGTATGGCGCACCGTGGCCGTCTCAACGTGTTGGTCAACACCTTGGGCAAAAACCCCAAAGCCTTGTTTGACGAATTCGAAGGCAAGCGTCTGTTGGATGAAGGCTCCGGCGACGTGAAGTATCACCAGGGCTTTTCTTCCAACGTTCTGACTCCGGGCGGCGAAGTTCACTTGGCGTTGGCGTTCAATCCTTCGCACCTGGAAATCGTTTCTCCGGTGGTGGAAGGCTCTGTAAGAGCGCGTCAGGATCGTCGTGACGATACCGGCGGTGATGCAGTTGTGCCTGTCATCATGCACGGCGACGCGGCGTTCGCTGGCCAGGGCGTCGTCATGGAAACGTTCCAGATGAGCCAAACCCGTGGCTACGGCGTTGGCGGCACTGTCCACATCATCATTAATAACCAGGTCGGTTTCACTACTCACCGCCGTGAAGACGCGCGCTCCACCGAGTATTGCACTGACGTTGCGAAAATGGTCCAAGCGCCAATTTTCCACGTTAACGGCGATGATCCGGAAGCGGTTCTGTTCGTTACACAGGTGGCGATGGATTACCGCAACACTTTCAAGAAAGATGTGGTTATCGACCTGTTGTGCTACCGCCGCCGCGGACACAACGAAGCGGATGAGCCTTCTGCGACTCAGCCGTTGATGTATCAGTGCATCAAAAGCCTGCCAACCACCCGCCAGATTTACGCTCAGCGGTTGATTAACGAAGGCGTTATCACCGAGGAAGAATCCGCTCGCCTGGAAAACGAATATCGTGATTTGCTGGATAAAGGCGAACACGTCGTTAAAAGCTTGGTGAAAGAGCCTAATAAAGAGTTGTTTGTTGACTGGTCTCCCTACCTGGGCCACCAATGGACAGCCAAGTGCAAGACTGGCATCAGTCTGAAAACGCTGCAGAAGCTCGGCCGAAAAATGGATGTGCTGCCCGACGGATTCGTGCCTCAGCGTCAGGTCTCCAAAATCTTGGAAGACCGCAAGAAAATGACCCAAAGCGCCATGCCGGTGAACTGGGGATATGCAGAAGTTATGGCGTATGCGACCTTGTTGCATGAAGGCCATAGCATACGTCTTACCGGTCAGGATGTTGGCCGCGGCACTTTCTCTCATCGACATGCGGTTCTTCACAATCAGAAGGACGGTGGTTTGCATATTCCGTTGCAGCATTTGGCGGAAGGGCAGCCCGTATTCGACATTTACGACTCCTACCTCTCTGAAGAGGCGGTGTTGGCGTTCGAATATGGCTACGCCACCACCAACCCGAAAACGCTGGTGATCTGGGAGGCTCAGTTCGGCGACTTCGCTAACGGCGCCCAGGTGGTTATCGACCAGTTCATCACCAGTGGCGAGCATAAGTGGGGCCGTCTATGCGGTCTGACCATGTTGCTGCCGCACGGCTATGAAGGGCAGGGACCGGAGCACTCCTCAGCGCGTCTGGAGCGTTACCTGCAGTTGTGCGCTGAGCACAATATCCAAGTCTGCGTGCCGACTACCCCTGCGCAGGTATTCCATATGCTGCGTCGTCAGGTTAAGCGTCCGCTGCGTAAGCCTCTGGTGGCGATGAGTCCGAAGAGTCTGCTGCGCCATAAAGACGCGGTCTCTACGGTTGAGGAGCTTGCCGAAGGTCACTTCCACACCGTCCTTGGCGAGATCGACGACCATATCGATCCGAAGCAGGTTCGTCGGGTCATTATGTGTAGCGGTAAGGTGTATTACGACTTGTTGGATAAGCGTCGTAATGAAAACATACAGGACGTGGCGATTATCCGCATAGAGCAGTTGTACCCGTTCCCCGAAGACGACTTGGAAGAAGTTTTGTCTGCGTACAAGAAGTTGACCAATATCGTCTGGTGTCAGGAAGAGCCAATGAACCAGGGCGCCTGGTACTGCAGTCAGCACCATATGCGTAACGTCCTCGCGAAGACGCACCCGAAACTCTACCTCGAGTACGCTGGACGTCCGGGCTCCGCCGCTCCTGCTGCGGGCTATGGCCATGTCCATGCGGAAGAGCAAGCTAAATTAGTTAACGATGCCTTTACTATTTAAACAGGCGCTTAGTTAGTACAAAGGATAAAAGATGGCGATCGAAATCAAAGCTCCTACTTTCCCAGAATCCGTTGCGGACGGCGTAGTGGCGACTTGGCATAAAAAACCTGGGGAATCCGTGGCTAGGGACGAGCTACTGGTCGATATCGAGACGGATAAAGTGGTGCTCGAGGTTGTAGCGCCTGCAGCCGGCGTCATTGAGAAAGTTCTCAAAGGCGAAGGCGAGACGGTGCTTAGCGAAGAAGTTATTGCAGTATTTAAAGAGGGCGCGGCTGGAACGGCGGCGCCTGCTACGGCGGAAGAAAAGCCACAGGCAGCTCCTGCGGCGACTGAAGCCAAGTCTGGTCAGGAAGCGATTCTGAGCCCATCCGCGCGTAAAATGGCGGAAGAGAACAATCTGAATCCTTCCGACATTCAAGGCACAGGTAAAGGCGGCAGAGTGACCAAGGAAGACGTGATTAACCACTTGTCTTCCAACACTACCAGCGTTACCGCTGAAGTGAAGTCCTCCGCTCAGCCTGCAGCGGCGCCGACTATGCCTGCTATCGAATCTCCAGCGGGAGCGCGCCCTGAGAAGCGTGTGCCGATGACTCGTCTGCGCGCAAGCATCGCGCGTCGTCTGCTGGAAGCTCAGCATAACTCTGCAATGCTGACTACCTTCAACGAAGTCAACATGAAGCCGATCATGGATCTGCGTAAGCAATATAAAGATCTGTTCGAGAAGCGTCATAACGGCGTGAAACTGGGCTTCATGTCCTTCTTCGTTAAAGCGGCATGCGAAGCGTTGAAGCGTTTCCCCGCTGTGAACGCTTCTATTGATGGCAACGACATCGTTTACCACGGTTATCAGGACGTTGGCGTAGCAGTATCCACTGAGCGTGGCCTGGTTGTGCCTATCCTGCGCGATGCGGATCAGATGGGTCTGGCGGAAATTGAGTCCACCATCGGCGACTTCGGCAAGAAGGCGCGCGACGGCAAGCTGGCTATCGAGGATATGACCGGCGGAACGTTCACCATTTCCAATGGCGGCGTTTTCGGTTCATTGATGTCCACGCCGATCCTGAACCCGCCGCAAACCGCCATTATGGGAATGCACAAGATCCAGGAGCGT contains:
- the sdhA gene encoding succinate dehydrogenase flavoprotein subunit; the protein is MSKLRTLSYDAIVIGGGGAGMRAALQLTQSGVKTACITKVFPTRSHTVSAQGGITCAIASSDPNDDWRWHMYDTVKGSDYIGDQDAIEYMCSVGPQAVFELEHMGLPFSRTETGRIYQRPFGGQSKDFGKGGQAARTCAAADRTGHALLHTLYQGNLRGGTTFLNEWYAVDLVKNQSGAVVGVTAICIETGETVYVKAKATVLATGGAGRIYASTTNALINTGDGVGMALRAGFPAQDMEMWQFHPTGIAGAGVLVTEGCRGEGGYLINGEGERFMERYAPNAKDLAGRDVVARSMIMEILEGRGCGPDKDHVLLKLDHLGEETLHLRLPGIVELSKTFAHVDPAKEPIPVVPTCHYMMGGIPTNIGGQALTQDANGNDKVIDGLFACGEVACVSVHGANRLGGNSLLDLVVFGRAAGLHIEKMLKDGYGVDDASESDIDATMARLDRLNSGSGSEKVAEVRKDLQNTMQLYFGVFRDGESMQKGLKLLEELGGRVKNTVLEDKSMAFNTARIEALELDNLYEVAYATAVAAEERKESRGAHARNDYTERDDDNWLKHSLYFPLDKRVSKREVNFAPKIVEPFPPKARSY
- the topA gene encoding type I DNA topoisomerase; this encodes MGKSLVIVESPAKAKTINKYLGSEYVVKSSVGHIRDLPTSGGKETSSPKERAAEAAKMRKLPAEERESIKKRKARDQLISRMGVDPENDWAARYEILPGKEKVVEELKRLAKSADQIYLATDLDREGEAIAWHLKESIGGDDSRYRRVVFNEITKSAITEAFKSPSQLDYNRVNAQQARRFLDRVVGYMVSPLLWSKIARGLSAGRVQSVAVRLIVEREREIRAFTPEEYWELHALLSKSKQQAKFQVAKYKGENYRPTNKEQSDKLTALLESQAFKVVNREDKPSVTKTPAPFITSTLQQAASTRLGFSVKKTMVLAQRLYEAGYITYMRTDSTNLSADAVSACREFIGKKFGDKYLPDNPKTYVSKERAQEAHEAIRPSDINVGANQISGLEKDAEKLYDLIWRQFVACQMESARFLSTSIQVQAGDFELRTRGRLLQFDGFLKVLPAQAKKDDEAELPAFEINDQLDLDKLEPTQHFTKPAPRYTEATLVKELEKRSIGRPSTYASIISTIQERGYVKLANRRFYAEKMGDIVTDRLTEAFTDLMDYGFTAKMEGQLDEIASGNEGWKQVLNAFYADFAKKLEKADMEGGMRANQAVQTEITCPTCSRPMQIRTASTGVFLGCSGYALPPKERCKTTINLIPGDEVIRADDEEGEANALRAKKRCPICDTAMDSYVIDETRKLHVCGNNPDCEGYEVEGGQFKVAGYDGPTLECDKCGAEMQLKTGRFGKYFGCTSSTCGNTRKLLKNGEPAPPKMEPVVMPELACDKVDDIFVLRDGASGLFLAASKFPKNRETRAPLVEELIPHKKEIDPKHHYLLEAPTRDPEGNPAIIRFSRKTKQQYVMSEKGGKPTGWSAFYKDGKWVAKDK
- the sdhD gene encoding succinate dehydrogenase, hydrophobic membrane anchor protein; this encodes MVTSVTNLGRSGAYDWMVQRVSAVVLALYTAFMVGVLVFTPDLTYEVWSALFAKTWMRIFSLAALVALGAHAWIGLWTITTDYMKNGVIRFVAQAACGTIMFVYFIWGVQILWGL
- the gltA gene encoding citrate synthase — translated: MTDKKATLSVNGKTIELPVYSGTTGPDVIDVRGLVEEGLFTYDPGFVSTAACESQITYIDGANGVLLHRGYPIEQLAEKSDYLEVCYLLIHGELPTAEQAEEFRSTVKNHTMIHEQLRNFFNGFRRDAHPMAIMCGVVGALSAFYHDTMDFSDEHHREIAAFRLMAKMPTLAAMCYKYSTGQPFMYPRNDLDYAGNFLHMMFGTPCEPYQVNPVVAKAMDRIFVLHADHEQNASTSTVRLAGSSGANPFACIASGIAALWGPAHGGANEAVLNMLLEIGDESRIPEFIQRAKDKSDPFRLMGFGHRVYKNFDPRAKVMKQTCDDVLKELGCENDPLFRIARELERIALEDPYFVEKKLYPNVDFYSGIILRAVGIPVSMFTVIFAMARTIGWFSHWHEMVSSSYRIGRPRQLYTGHTTRDYPSK
- a CDS encoding NAD(P)-dependent oxidoreductase, which produces MESTETAATGRICFIGLGVMGFPMAGHLANNGHQVTVYNRNVEKSERWLKTHTGKFIRKLRDAAQCDVIISCVGDDNDLRSIYLGEEGLINQLRKGSLIIDHTTASASVAKELFEAAQERNIGFLDAPVSGGQQGAENGALTIMCGGEEKDFARAEPLFKHYSRAATLMGHAGSGQLTKMANQIAIAGLVQGLAEALHFAEQADLDPQQVVNVISKGAAQSWQMDNRHKTMIAGDYEHGFAVDLMRKDLSICLGEASNNKARLPITALVDQFYAEVQSMGGGRWDTSSLLARLKR
- the sdhC gene encoding succinate dehydrogenase, cytochrome b556 subunit, producing the protein MNSKRPVNLDLTKFHFPLPAITSILHRISGVIIFIAMAFLLWGLDASLASKESFASLQSVMDSFLAKLILWGILAALFYHFVAGIKHLIMDAGIGETLKGGQIAAKVVIAVSVVLILLAGVWIW